A single Anopheles funestus chromosome 2RL, idAnoFuneDA-416_04, whole genome shotgun sequence DNA region contains:
- the LOC125760638 gene encoding protein RUFY3 isoform X2, whose product MRALGIAQPNNHHQTTVTSGTTSSTTASNVGSVGASTGGSTAGINGKNGNGDGHHHGPGTTLITLPRAIPAGNGSAGDGHRPGGPLRTTGGNGGVAGGGSVSDTAAQDTIYLCNFRVTVDGEWLCLKELQDLDIKDGQAGVGGGGNGGGVGADALGGGGGGVGGGTSDCNALNTFARDPASIERSNLVKICKLVVKELLEQSLRFGRMLDSDHLPLQHFFIVLEHVLRHGLKPKKGLLGPKKELWDILQSVERYCVEAMDITSSVRDLPTVRTHMGRARAWLRLALMQKKLADYLQVLIEHRDDSLAEYYEPHALMMSDEIIIIVGILVGLNVIDCNLCVKEEDLDSQQGVIDFSLYLRSSSRNSPDEENNGGVGGGIDDSATGAMTAVLDQKNYIEELNRHLNATVANLQAKVESLTTTNALMKEDLAIARNSLMALQAENAALRRASQHGHPIEDKTNVLDRFDPEMAETLAEERKKRQEIEKELDLQVSLKAETEMAMKLLEKDIHEKQDTIVSLRRQLEDIKSINLDMYRKLQECEASLKHKTELMSRMETQRESMASAISQLEKKYSSETASLNALQDSSQALSLQVVASEQRAARAEADLRIEREWRTAMQEKEMEHKEVISELHLQVKQLTDDSKQLGKANVELEKLRSQWAEDQRTLEELGVQLSVSKLQISELKERSTGSQHNHYDNNRDGDSMTGSSGGGGGWTPDKVVSKCTGCEKEFSMTRRKHHCRNCGQIFCSSCSEHVATLAMTDQQQSANGSKPVRVCNHCWEKLATK is encoded by the exons ATGCGTGCGTTGGGCATTGCACAACCGAACAACCACCATCAAACGACTGTCACCAGCGGCACCAcctcctccaccaccgccAGCAATGTCGGCAGCGTCGGTGCGTCGACCGGTGGCAGCACGGCCGGAATCAACGGTAAGAACGGCAACGGCGATGGACACCATCACGGACCGGGTACCACCCTGATCACGCTGCCCCGTGCCATCCCCGCCGGGAACGGGTCTGCCGGCGATGGACACCGTCCGGGTGGGCCGTTGCGCACCACCGGCGGGAACGGTGGGGTGGCCGGTGGTGGTAGCGTCAGCGATACCGCCGCCCAGGACACGATCTATCTGTGCAACTTTCGCGTCACTGTCGACGGTGAATGGCTCTGCCTCAAGGAGCTGCAGGATCTCGATATCAAAGACGGTCAGGCAGGTGTTGGCGGTGGCGGCAACGGTGGCGGCGTTGGAGCCGATGCGCTGGGCGGCGGCGGAGGGGGTGTAGGCGGAGGAACCAGTGACTGCAACGCACTCAATACTTTCG CACGCGATCCGGCCTCCATCGAGCGGAGCAATCTGGTAAAGATATGCAAACTGGTGGTAAAGGAATTGCTGGAACAATCGTTGCGCTTTGGTCGCATGCTGGACTCGGATCATCTTCCGCTGCAGCACTTCTTCATCGTACTGGAGCACGTGCTGCGGCATGGGCTCAAGCCAAAGAAAGGGTTGCTGGGCCCTAAAAAAGAGTTGTGGGACATTTTGCAAAGCGTTGAGCGATACTGTGTCGAAGCGATGGACATTACTTCCTCCGTGCGCGATCTGCCCACGGTTCGCACACATATGGGTCGTGCGAGGGCATGGTTACGGCTGGCACTGATGCAGAAGAAGCTGGCCGATTATCTGCAGGTGCTGATCGAGCATCGGGATGACTCGCTAGCAGAGTACTACGAACCGCACGCACTGATGATGAGCGATGAG ATCATAATCATCGTCGGCATTCTCGTGGGGTTGAATGTAATCGATTGCAATCTGTGCGTGAAGGAGGAAGATCTGGATTCCCAGCAAGGTGTGATCGACTTCTCCCTTTACCTTCGGTCCAGTTCCCGTAACAGCCCGGATGAGGAAAACAACGGTGGGGTTGGGGGTGGAATTGATGATAGTGCCACCGGAGCCATGACGGCCGTATTGGATCAGAAGAATTACATCGAAGAACTAAACCGACATCTCAA TGCTACTGTTGCTAATCTACAAGCCAAGGTCGAATCACTCACTACGACCAACGCGCTCATGAAGGAAGATTTAGCCATCGCACGGAACAGCCTAATGGCGCTGCAGGCGGAAAATGCTGCCCTCCGAAGGGCATCCCAGCACGGGCACCCGATCGAGGACAAAACGAACGTACTGGATCGCTTCGATCCGGAAATGGCGGAAACACTTGCGGAGGAACGCAAAAAGCGGCAGGAAATCGAAAAGGAACTGGATCTGCAA GTATCGCTGAAAGCGGAAACGGAAATGGCAATGAAGCTGTTAGAAAAGGATATACACGAAAAGCAAGATACGATCGTTTCACTGCGCCGCCAGCTGGAGGACATCAAATCGATCAATCTTGACATGTACCGTAAGCTACAG GAGTGCGAAGCGTCGCTGAAGCACAAAACAGAGCTAATGTCACGGATGGAAACGCAGCGCGAATCGATGGCAAGTGCGATCTCGCAGCTGGAgaaaaa ATACAGCTCGGAAACCGCTAGCCTAAATGCGCTACAAGACTCATCCCAGGCATTATCGCTGCAAGTGGTCGCAAGCGAACAGAGGGCGGCTAGAGCCGAAGCCGATCTACGCATCGAGCGTGAATGGCGAACAGCGATGCaggaaaaggaaatggaacaCAAGGAGGTGATAAGCGAACTGCATCTACAGGTGAAACAGCTGACGGATGATTCGAAG CAACTCGGAAAAGCCAATGTCGAACTGGAAAAACTTCGCAGTCAATGGGCCGAAGACCAACGCACTCTGGAGGAGCTTGGCGTACAGCTGAGCGTAAGCAAGTTACAAATTTCGGAACTAAAAGAACGATCCACGGGCAGCCAACACAATCATTACGATAACAACAGAGATGGTGACTCAATGACCGGCAgcagtggtggtggcggtggttgGACACCGGATAAAGTCGTGTCGAAATGCACGGGATGCGAAAAAGAGTTCAGCATGACGCGGCGAAAGCATCACTGCCGAAATTGTGGTCAAATATTCTGTTCCAGCTGCTCGGAGCATGTGGCCACGCTAGCGATGACGGATCAACAGCAATCGGCAAACGGAAGTAAACCGGTGCGCGTTTGTAATCATTGTTGGGAAAAGTTGGCCACCAAGTAA
- the LOC125760638 gene encoding RUN and FYVE domain-containing protein 2 isoform X5, translating into MRALGIAQPNNHHQTTVTSGTTSSTTASNVGSVGASTGGSTAGINARDPASIERSNLVKICKLVVKELLEQSLRFGRMLDSDHLPLQHFFIVLEHVLRHGLKPKKGLLGPKKELWDILQSVERYCVEAMDITSSVRDLPTVRTHMGRARAWLRLALMQKKLADYLQVLIEHRDDSLAEYYEPHALMMSDEIIIIVGILVGLNVIDCNLCVKEEDLDSQQGVIDFSLYLRSSSRNSPDEENNGGVGGGIDDSATGAMTAVLDQKNYIEELNRHLNATVANLQAKVESLTTTNALMKEDLAIARNSLMALQAENAALRRASQHGHPIEDKTNVLDRFDPEMAETLAEERKKRQEIEKELDLQVSLKAETEMAMKLLEKDIHEKQDTIVSLRRQLEDIKSINLDMYRKLQECEASLKHKTELMSRMETQRESMASAISQLEKKYSSETASLNALQDSSQALSLQVVASEQRAARAEADLRIEREWRTAMQEKEMEHKEVISELHLQVKQLTDDSKQLGKANVELEKLRSQWAEDQRTLEELGVQLSVSKLQISELKERSTGSQHNHYDNNRDGDSMTGSSGGGGGWTPDKVVSKCTGCEKEFSMTRRKHHCRNCGQIFCSSCSEHVATLAMTDQQQSANGSKPVRVCNHCWEKLATK; encoded by the exons ATGCGTGCGTTGGGCATTGCACAACCGAACAACCACCATCAAACGACTGTCACCAGCGGCACCAcctcctccaccaccgccAGCAATGTCGGCAGCGTCGGTGCGTCGACCGGTGGCAGCACGGCCGGAATCAACG CACGCGATCCGGCCTCCATCGAGCGGAGCAATCTGGTAAAGATATGCAAACTGGTGGTAAAGGAATTGCTGGAACAATCGTTGCGCTTTGGTCGCATGCTGGACTCGGATCATCTTCCGCTGCAGCACTTCTTCATCGTACTGGAGCACGTGCTGCGGCATGGGCTCAAGCCAAAGAAAGGGTTGCTGGGCCCTAAAAAAGAGTTGTGGGACATTTTGCAAAGCGTTGAGCGATACTGTGTCGAAGCGATGGACATTACTTCCTCCGTGCGCGATCTGCCCACGGTTCGCACACATATGGGTCGTGCGAGGGCATGGTTACGGCTGGCACTGATGCAGAAGAAGCTGGCCGATTATCTGCAGGTGCTGATCGAGCATCGGGATGACTCGCTAGCAGAGTACTACGAACCGCACGCACTGATGATGAGCGATGAG ATCATAATCATCGTCGGCATTCTCGTGGGGTTGAATGTAATCGATTGCAATCTGTGCGTGAAGGAGGAAGATCTGGATTCCCAGCAAGGTGTGATCGACTTCTCCCTTTACCTTCGGTCCAGTTCCCGTAACAGCCCGGATGAGGAAAACAACGGTGGGGTTGGGGGTGGAATTGATGATAGTGCCACCGGAGCCATGACGGCCGTATTGGATCAGAAGAATTACATCGAAGAACTAAACCGACATCTCAA TGCTACTGTTGCTAATCTACAAGCCAAGGTCGAATCACTCACTACGACCAACGCGCTCATGAAGGAAGATTTAGCCATCGCACGGAACAGCCTAATGGCGCTGCAGGCGGAAAATGCTGCCCTCCGAAGGGCATCCCAGCACGGGCACCCGATCGAGGACAAAACGAACGTACTGGATCGCTTCGATCCGGAAATGGCGGAAACACTTGCGGAGGAACGCAAAAAGCGGCAGGAAATCGAAAAGGAACTGGATCTGCAA GTATCGCTGAAAGCGGAAACGGAAATGGCAATGAAGCTGTTAGAAAAGGATATACACGAAAAGCAAGATACGATCGTTTCACTGCGCCGCCAGCTGGAGGACATCAAATCGATCAATCTTGACATGTACCGTAAGCTACAG GAGTGCGAAGCGTCGCTGAAGCACAAAACAGAGCTAATGTCACGGATGGAAACGCAGCGCGAATCGATGGCAAGTGCGATCTCGCAGCTGGAgaaaaa ATACAGCTCGGAAACCGCTAGCCTAAATGCGCTACAAGACTCATCCCAGGCATTATCGCTGCAAGTGGTCGCAAGCGAACAGAGGGCGGCTAGAGCCGAAGCCGATCTACGCATCGAGCGTGAATGGCGAACAGCGATGCaggaaaaggaaatggaacaCAAGGAGGTGATAAGCGAACTGCATCTACAGGTGAAACAGCTGACGGATGATTCGAAG CAACTCGGAAAAGCCAATGTCGAACTGGAAAAACTTCGCAGTCAATGGGCCGAAGACCAACGCACTCTGGAGGAGCTTGGCGTACAGCTGAGCGTAAGCAAGTTACAAATTTCGGAACTAAAAGAACGATCCACGGGCAGCCAACACAATCATTACGATAACAACAGAGATGGTGACTCAATGACCGGCAgcagtggtggtggcggtggttgGACACCGGATAAAGTCGTGTCGAAATGCACGGGATGCGAAAAAGAGTTCAGCATGACGCGGCGAAAGCATCACTGCCGAAATTGTGGTCAAATATTCTGTTCCAGCTGCTCGGAGCATGTGGCCACGCTAGCGATGACGGATCAACAGCAATCGGCAAACGGAAGTAAACCGGTGCGCGTTTGTAATCATTGTTGGGAAAAGTTGGCCACCAAGTAA
- the LOC125760638 gene encoding protein RUFY3 isoform X3, protein MRALGIAQPNNHHQTTVTSGTTSSTTASNVGSVGASTGGSTAGINGKNGNGDGHHHGPGTTLITLPRAIPAGNGSAGDGHRPGGPLRTTGGNGGVAGGGSVSDTAAQDTIYLCNFRVTVDGEWLCLKELQDLDIKDGQAGVGGGGNGGGVGADALGGGGGGVGGGTSDCNALNTFGIIENVKCEEKIIERDWVNYYSRDPASIERSNLVKICKLVVKELLEQSLRFGRMLDSDHLPLQHFFIVLEHVLRHGLKPKKGLLGPKKELWDILQSVERYCVEAMDITSSVRDLPTVRTHMGRARAWLRLALMQKKLADYLQVLIEHRDDSLAEYYEPHALMMSDEIIIIVGILVGLNVIDCNLCVKEEDLDSQQGVIDFSLYLRSSSRNSPDEENNGGVGGGIDDSATGAMTAVLDQKNYIEELNRHLNATVANLQAKVESLTTTNALMKEDLAIARNSLMALQAENAALRRASQHGHPIEDKTNVLDRFDPEMAETLAEERKKRQEIEKELDLQVSLKAETEMAMKLLEKDIHEKQDTIVSLRRQLEDIKSINLDMYRKLQECELELTQKGEMVSRLQIKASQIGKILSNLERKGAADAMTDSQISTINSFGSVSSPSGSGGSYGSGLVGPPNKKPHLKIGTIPPFNANKLRKSPSVGATAAGAATAGSTTTTTTATSAASAEATNTATQQPAAGVTADKQQEQDLQKRLSSPPQVDLGNNSTSSGTVDKPSAENDKPMEVAVPSNETTVPNE, encoded by the exons ATGCGTGCGTTGGGCATTGCACAACCGAACAACCACCATCAAACGACTGTCACCAGCGGCACCAcctcctccaccaccgccAGCAATGTCGGCAGCGTCGGTGCGTCGACCGGTGGCAGCACGGCCGGAATCAACGGTAAGAACGGCAACGGCGATGGACACCATCACGGACCGGGTACCACCCTGATCACGCTGCCCCGTGCCATCCCCGCCGGGAACGGGTCTGCCGGCGATGGACACCGTCCGGGTGGGCCGTTGCGCACCACCGGCGGGAACGGTGGGGTGGCCGGTGGTGGTAGCGTCAGCGATACCGCCGCCCAGGACACGATCTATCTGTGCAACTTTCGCGTCACTGTCGACGGTGAATGGCTCTGCCTCAAGGAGCTGCAGGATCTCGATATCAAAGACGGTCAGGCAGGTGTTGGCGGTGGCGGCAACGGTGGCGGCGTTGGAGCCGATGCGCTGGGCGGCGGCGGAGGGGGTGTAGGCGGAGGAACCAGTGACTGCAACGCACTCAATACTTTCGGTATAATTGAGAACGTAAAATGCGAAGAGAAGATTATCGAGCGCGATTGGGTTAACTACTACT CACGCGATCCGGCCTCCATCGAGCGGAGCAATCTGGTAAAGATATGCAAACTGGTGGTAAAGGAATTGCTGGAACAATCGTTGCGCTTTGGTCGCATGCTGGACTCGGATCATCTTCCGCTGCAGCACTTCTTCATCGTACTGGAGCACGTGCTGCGGCATGGGCTCAAGCCAAAGAAAGGGTTGCTGGGCCCTAAAAAAGAGTTGTGGGACATTTTGCAAAGCGTTGAGCGATACTGTGTCGAAGCGATGGACATTACTTCCTCCGTGCGCGATCTGCCCACGGTTCGCACACATATGGGTCGTGCGAGGGCATGGTTACGGCTGGCACTGATGCAGAAGAAGCTGGCCGATTATCTGCAGGTGCTGATCGAGCATCGGGATGACTCGCTAGCAGAGTACTACGAACCGCACGCACTGATGATGAGCGATGAG ATCATAATCATCGTCGGCATTCTCGTGGGGTTGAATGTAATCGATTGCAATCTGTGCGTGAAGGAGGAAGATCTGGATTCCCAGCAAGGTGTGATCGACTTCTCCCTTTACCTTCGGTCCAGTTCCCGTAACAGCCCGGATGAGGAAAACAACGGTGGGGTTGGGGGTGGAATTGATGATAGTGCCACCGGAGCCATGACGGCCGTATTGGATCAGAAGAATTACATCGAAGAACTAAACCGACATCTCAA TGCTACTGTTGCTAATCTACAAGCCAAGGTCGAATCACTCACTACGACCAACGCGCTCATGAAGGAAGATTTAGCCATCGCACGGAACAGCCTAATGGCGCTGCAGGCGGAAAATGCTGCCCTCCGAAGGGCATCCCAGCACGGGCACCCGATCGAGGACAAAACGAACGTACTGGATCGCTTCGATCCGGAAATGGCGGAAACACTTGCGGAGGAACGCAAAAAGCGGCAGGAAATCGAAAAGGAACTGGATCTGCAA GTATCGCTGAAAGCGGAAACGGAAATGGCAATGAAGCTGTTAGAAAAGGATATACACGAAAAGCAAGATACGATCGTTTCACTGCGCCGCCAGCTGGAGGACATCAAATCGATCAATCTTGACATGTACCGTAAGCTACAG GAATGTGAGCTGGAGTTGACCCAGAAGGGTGAGATGGTATCACGGTTACAGATCAAAGCTTCACAAATCGGTAAAATACTGTCGAATCTTGAGCGCAAAGGAGCTGCCGATGCGATGACGGATTCACAGATCAGCACAATCAACTCGTTCGGCAGTGTATCGTCCCCATCCGGATCGGGTGGATCGTACGGGAGCGGGTTAGTTGGTCCACCGAACAAGAAACCGCATCTTAAGATCGGTACCATTCCTCCGTTCAATGCAAACAAGCTTAGAAAATCTCCCTCGGTCGGGGCAACGGCAGCAGGTGCTGCTACGGCGGGAAGTACCACTACCACAACCACTGCTACTAGTGCAGCTTCTGCCGAAGCTACAAACACGGCAACACAACAACCAGCTGCTGGAGTAACAGCGGATAAACAGCAAGAACAGGACTTGCAGAAACGGTTATCATCTCCTCCACAGGTGGATCTCGGTAATAATTCCACCAGCAGCGGTACGGTTGATAAACCGTCAGCAGAAAACGATAAACCAATGGAAGTTGCAGTGCCATCAAATGAAACCACAGTTCCAAACGAATAA
- the LOC125760638 gene encoding protein RUFY3 isoform X1, translated as MRALGIAQPNNHHQTTVTSGTTSSTTASNVGSVGASTGGSTAGINGKNGNGDGHHHGPGTTLITLPRAIPAGNGSAGDGHRPGGPLRTTGGNGGVAGGGSVSDTAAQDTIYLCNFRVTVDGEWLCLKELQDLDIKDGQAGVGGGGNGGGVGADALGGGGGGVGGGTSDCNALNTFGIIENVKCEEKIIERDWVNYYSRDPASIERSNLVKICKLVVKELLEQSLRFGRMLDSDHLPLQHFFIVLEHVLRHGLKPKKGLLGPKKELWDILQSVERYCVEAMDITSSVRDLPTVRTHMGRARAWLRLALMQKKLADYLQVLIEHRDDSLAEYYEPHALMMSDEIIIIVGILVGLNVIDCNLCVKEEDLDSQQGVIDFSLYLRSSSRNSPDEENNGGVGGGIDDSATGAMTAVLDQKNYIEELNRHLNATVANLQAKVESLTTTNALMKEDLAIARNSLMALQAENAALRRASQHGHPIEDKTNVLDRFDPEMAETLAEERKKRQEIEKELDLQVSLKAETEMAMKLLEKDIHEKQDTIVSLRRQLEDIKSINLDMYRKLQECEASLKHKTELMSRMETQRESMASAISQLEKKYSSETASLNALQDSSQALSLQVVASEQRAARAEADLRIEREWRTAMQEKEMEHKEVISELHLQVKQLTDDSKQLGKANVELEKLRSQWAEDQRTLEELGVQLSVSKLQISELKERSTGSQHNHYDNNRDGDSMTGSSGGGGGWTPDKVVSKCTGCEKEFSMTRRKHHCRNCGQIFCSSCSEHVATLAMTDQQQSANGSKPVRVCNHCWEKLATK; from the exons ATGCGTGCGTTGGGCATTGCACAACCGAACAACCACCATCAAACGACTGTCACCAGCGGCACCAcctcctccaccaccgccAGCAATGTCGGCAGCGTCGGTGCGTCGACCGGTGGCAGCACGGCCGGAATCAACGGTAAGAACGGCAACGGCGATGGACACCATCACGGACCGGGTACCACCCTGATCACGCTGCCCCGTGCCATCCCCGCCGGGAACGGGTCTGCCGGCGATGGACACCGTCCGGGTGGGCCGTTGCGCACCACCGGCGGGAACGGTGGGGTGGCCGGTGGTGGTAGCGTCAGCGATACCGCCGCCCAGGACACGATCTATCTGTGCAACTTTCGCGTCACTGTCGACGGTGAATGGCTCTGCCTCAAGGAGCTGCAGGATCTCGATATCAAAGACGGTCAGGCAGGTGTTGGCGGTGGCGGCAACGGTGGCGGCGTTGGAGCCGATGCGCTGGGCGGCGGCGGAGGGGGTGTAGGCGGAGGAACCAGTGACTGCAACGCACTCAATACTTTCGGTATAATTGAGAACGTAAAATGCGAAGAGAAGATTATCGAGCGCGATTGGGTTAACTACTACT CACGCGATCCGGCCTCCATCGAGCGGAGCAATCTGGTAAAGATATGCAAACTGGTGGTAAAGGAATTGCTGGAACAATCGTTGCGCTTTGGTCGCATGCTGGACTCGGATCATCTTCCGCTGCAGCACTTCTTCATCGTACTGGAGCACGTGCTGCGGCATGGGCTCAAGCCAAAGAAAGGGTTGCTGGGCCCTAAAAAAGAGTTGTGGGACATTTTGCAAAGCGTTGAGCGATACTGTGTCGAAGCGATGGACATTACTTCCTCCGTGCGCGATCTGCCCACGGTTCGCACACATATGGGTCGTGCGAGGGCATGGTTACGGCTGGCACTGATGCAGAAGAAGCTGGCCGATTATCTGCAGGTGCTGATCGAGCATCGGGATGACTCGCTAGCAGAGTACTACGAACCGCACGCACTGATGATGAGCGATGAG ATCATAATCATCGTCGGCATTCTCGTGGGGTTGAATGTAATCGATTGCAATCTGTGCGTGAAGGAGGAAGATCTGGATTCCCAGCAAGGTGTGATCGACTTCTCCCTTTACCTTCGGTCCAGTTCCCGTAACAGCCCGGATGAGGAAAACAACGGTGGGGTTGGGGGTGGAATTGATGATAGTGCCACCGGAGCCATGACGGCCGTATTGGATCAGAAGAATTACATCGAAGAACTAAACCGACATCTCAA TGCTACTGTTGCTAATCTACAAGCCAAGGTCGAATCACTCACTACGACCAACGCGCTCATGAAGGAAGATTTAGCCATCGCACGGAACAGCCTAATGGCGCTGCAGGCGGAAAATGCTGCCCTCCGAAGGGCATCCCAGCACGGGCACCCGATCGAGGACAAAACGAACGTACTGGATCGCTTCGATCCGGAAATGGCGGAAACACTTGCGGAGGAACGCAAAAAGCGGCAGGAAATCGAAAAGGAACTGGATCTGCAA GTATCGCTGAAAGCGGAAACGGAAATGGCAATGAAGCTGTTAGAAAAGGATATACACGAAAAGCAAGATACGATCGTTTCACTGCGCCGCCAGCTGGAGGACATCAAATCGATCAATCTTGACATGTACCGTAAGCTACAG GAGTGCGAAGCGTCGCTGAAGCACAAAACAGAGCTAATGTCACGGATGGAAACGCAGCGCGAATCGATGGCAAGTGCGATCTCGCAGCTGGAgaaaaa ATACAGCTCGGAAACCGCTAGCCTAAATGCGCTACAAGACTCATCCCAGGCATTATCGCTGCAAGTGGTCGCAAGCGAACAGAGGGCGGCTAGAGCCGAAGCCGATCTACGCATCGAGCGTGAATGGCGAACAGCGATGCaggaaaaggaaatggaacaCAAGGAGGTGATAAGCGAACTGCATCTACAGGTGAAACAGCTGACGGATGATTCGAAG CAACTCGGAAAAGCCAATGTCGAACTGGAAAAACTTCGCAGTCAATGGGCCGAAGACCAACGCACTCTGGAGGAGCTTGGCGTACAGCTGAGCGTAAGCAAGTTACAAATTTCGGAACTAAAAGAACGATCCACGGGCAGCCAACACAATCATTACGATAACAACAGAGATGGTGACTCAATGACCGGCAgcagtggtggtggcggtggttgGACACCGGATAAAGTCGTGTCGAAATGCACGGGATGCGAAAAAGAGTTCAGCATGACGCGGCGAAAGCATCACTGCCGAAATTGTGGTCAAATATTCTGTTCCAGCTGCTCGGAGCATGTGGCCACGCTAGCGATGACGGATCAACAGCAATCGGCAAACGGAAGTAAACCGGTGCGCGTTTGTAATCATTGTTGGGAAAAGTTGGCCACCAAGTAA
- the LOC125760638 gene encoding RUN and FYVE domain-containing protein 2 isoform X4, giving the protein MSTDRLMFRNPSEEESISSTPISKSPSLASIREGLTRRESYCSLASYSTASPSANDGDGAGSKKQIARDPASIERSNLVKICKLVVKELLEQSLRFGRMLDSDHLPLQHFFIVLEHVLRHGLKPKKGLLGPKKELWDILQSVERYCVEAMDITSSVRDLPTVRTHMGRARAWLRLALMQKKLADYLQVLIEHRDDSLAEYYEPHALMMSDEIIIIVGILVGLNVIDCNLCVKEEDLDSQQGVIDFSLYLRSSSRNSPDEENNGGVGGGIDDSATGAMTAVLDQKNYIEELNRHLNATVANLQAKVESLTTTNALMKEDLAIARNSLMALQAENAALRRASQHGHPIEDKTNVLDRFDPEMAETLAEERKKRQEIEKELDLQVSLKAETEMAMKLLEKDIHEKQDTIVSLRRQLEDIKSINLDMYRKLQECEASLKHKTELMSRMETQRESMASAISQLEKKYSSETASLNALQDSSQALSLQVVASEQRAARAEADLRIEREWRTAMQEKEMEHKEVISELHLQVKQLTDDSKQLGKANVELEKLRSQWAEDQRTLEELGVQLSVSKLQISELKERSTGSQHNHYDNNRDGDSMTGSSGGGGGWTPDKVVSKCTGCEKEFSMTRRKHHCRNCGQIFCSSCSEHVATLAMTDQQQSANGSKPVRVCNHCWEKLATK; this is encoded by the exons ATGAGCACCGATAGGCTGATGTTTAGAAATCCGAGCGAGGAGGAATCCATCTCGAGCACCCCGATCAGTAAGTCGCCTTCGTTGGCATCCATCCGCGAAGGGTTAACACGCCGGGAAAGCTATTGCTCCCTGGCATCGTACTCCACCGCAAGTCCCTCTGCCAATGATGGTGACGGTGCTGGTAGTAAGAAGCAGATCG CACGCGATCCGGCCTCCATCGAGCGGAGCAATCTGGTAAAGATATGCAAACTGGTGGTAAAGGAATTGCTGGAACAATCGTTGCGCTTTGGTCGCATGCTGGACTCGGATCATCTTCCGCTGCAGCACTTCTTCATCGTACTGGAGCACGTGCTGCGGCATGGGCTCAAGCCAAAGAAAGGGTTGCTGGGCCCTAAAAAAGAGTTGTGGGACATTTTGCAAAGCGTTGAGCGATACTGTGTCGAAGCGATGGACATTACTTCCTCCGTGCGCGATCTGCCCACGGTTCGCACACATATGGGTCGTGCGAGGGCATGGTTACGGCTGGCACTGATGCAGAAGAAGCTGGCCGATTATCTGCAGGTGCTGATCGAGCATCGGGATGACTCGCTAGCAGAGTACTACGAACCGCACGCACTGATGATGAGCGATGAG ATCATAATCATCGTCGGCATTCTCGTGGGGTTGAATGTAATCGATTGCAATCTGTGCGTGAAGGAGGAAGATCTGGATTCCCAGCAAGGTGTGATCGACTTCTCCCTTTACCTTCGGTCCAGTTCCCGTAACAGCCCGGATGAGGAAAACAACGGTGGGGTTGGGGGTGGAATTGATGATAGTGCCACCGGAGCCATGACGGCCGTATTGGATCAGAAGAATTACATCGAAGAACTAAACCGACATCTCAA TGCTACTGTTGCTAATCTACAAGCCAAGGTCGAATCACTCACTACGACCAACGCGCTCATGAAGGAAGATTTAGCCATCGCACGGAACAGCCTAATGGCGCTGCAGGCGGAAAATGCTGCCCTCCGAAGGGCATCCCAGCACGGGCACCCGATCGAGGACAAAACGAACGTACTGGATCGCTTCGATCCGGAAATGGCGGAAACACTTGCGGAGGAACGCAAAAAGCGGCAGGAAATCGAAAAGGAACTGGATCTGCAA GTATCGCTGAAAGCGGAAACGGAAATGGCAATGAAGCTGTTAGAAAAGGATATACACGAAAAGCAAGATACGATCGTTTCACTGCGCCGCCAGCTGGAGGACATCAAATCGATCAATCTTGACATGTACCGTAAGCTACAG GAGTGCGAAGCGTCGCTGAAGCACAAAACAGAGCTAATGTCACGGATGGAAACGCAGCGCGAATCGATGGCAAGTGCGATCTCGCAGCTGGAgaaaaa ATACAGCTCGGAAACCGCTAGCCTAAATGCGCTACAAGACTCATCCCAGGCATTATCGCTGCAAGTGGTCGCAAGCGAACAGAGGGCGGCTAGAGCCGAAGCCGATCTACGCATCGAGCGTGAATGGCGAACAGCGATGCaggaaaaggaaatggaacaCAAGGAGGTGATAAGCGAACTGCATCTACAGGTGAAACAGCTGACGGATGATTCGAAG CAACTCGGAAAAGCCAATGTCGAACTGGAAAAACTTCGCAGTCAATGGGCCGAAGACCAACGCACTCTGGAGGAGCTTGGCGTACAGCTGAGCGTAAGCAAGTTACAAATTTCGGAACTAAAAGAACGATCCACGGGCAGCCAACACAATCATTACGATAACAACAGAGATGGTGACTCAATGACCGGCAgcagtggtggtggcggtggttgGACACCGGATAAAGTCGTGTCGAAATGCACGGGATGCGAAAAAGAGTTCAGCATGACGCGGCGAAAGCATCACTGCCGAAATTGTGGTCAAATATTCTGTTCCAGCTGCTCGGAGCATGTGGCCACGCTAGCGATGACGGATCAACAGCAATCGGCAAACGGAAGTAAACCGGTGCGCGTTTGTAATCATTGTTGGGAAAAGTTGGCCACCAAGTAA